Below is a genomic region from Timaviella obliquedivisa GSE-PSE-MK23-08B.
TGCTTCAGCAGATTGCTGAGGCGATCGAGTTTTAGTTCTGCTGCTCAAAGTCCCCCAGAATGGGGGATTTAGGGGGCGGTTCGCTAGGGACTTTGCTAGATTTGATCACTCGTGGGTGCACAATAGCCTAAAGGAGAGGGACAAGAGATCTGGTGCCCTTCTCCCTGGAGAAAAGGGCGGGGGATAAGGGCAAATTCATCTCTTCTATTCAGCAACGCCCTTAATTCTTTCTTGCTTCGACTTCATTAATCACATAAAAACCAGGTTTTAGCCTACAAAGACCAGATTTCAGCTTAGGAATCTGGTCTTTATTTGTATTGATCAGAGTATTTACCGAGAAGTGATTTGTATGGGCTGGGCACTTTATATGACAAGTCATTTCCTTCCCATCCTCCTAATTAGGTTATTCACTTATGTCTGCGATCGCCCCTGTTAAGTCTCTTGTTTTTATCGATGCCGCTGTCGTTGATTACCAAAGTTTGATTGATGGTTTAGTGCCTGGAACTGAGGCGATCGTGCTTGACCCTGCTCAGGATGGGGTTGAGCAAATGACAGCAACGCTGGCGAATCGGAGCGACATTCAAAGCGTGCATATTGTCTCGCACGGCAGTTCGGGAAGTCTACAACTGGGGGCGGCAACGCTGAATGGGGAGTCGATCGATCGCTATCAAGCACAGCTACAAGGGTGGCGATCGGCGTTGACCGAGGATGCAGATATCTTGCTGTATGGTTGCAACGTCGCTGCTGGAGATACTGGAGCAGCATTTATTCAGCAGGTACGACAATTAACAAGGGCTGAAATTGCAGCTTCTGCTCAACCGACAGGCAACCCTGCACTAGGTGGTGACTGGGAATTAGAAATTACAACAAAGTCCATGCTGATGCCCCAGGCTTTTTTGCCTGAGGTGCTAGAAGCTTATCCATTTGTGCTGGCACCTCCTGAACTAAGTGGAAATGATAGGGCTGCTATTCTAGGTGCTCCTGGTGATCCAGCATGGCTCACTGATGTTGTTAACAAGGTTCAAGCCACAGGACTCTTTAGCTTGGTAGATTCATTCAAGGTGGGAGGAACGGGGGCTGTCACCCCAACGTTGGCACAGTTGCAAAACTATGGCAGTATTTTGGTCTTCAGTGATACTGGTTTTCAAAACGCAACCCTACTAGGAGATACGCTAGCAAACTATGTAGACTCAGGCAGGGGGGTTGTGGTTAGCACCTTTGCTTTAGGGGGTGGTGCTACCTTGGGCGGACGATGGAATACCGGAGGCTATAGCCCGGTTGTAATTGGCGGTTCATCAACTGGGACAGCCACTCTAGGTACCATATTTAATCCCGCTCACCCCATTGTGCAAGGTGTCTCCAGTTTTAGCGGGGGTACAAGTAGTTATCGCGCCACTGGGACAGCAAATCCGAGTGCGACAGTGGTTGCGAATTGGAGTGACAACAGACTACTTGCAGTCGATTTGCAAACCTTTAATGGTGGAATTGTGGGGTTAAATTTTTACCCGCCTTCATCAACTGTAAGAGGAGATTTTTGGAATGCTGCAACCCAAGGTGCCTTGCTCATGGGGAATGCTCTTGAGTATATAGGAGGTTCAGCGGTAAGGAGCACTGCAACAGAAGATGCGGTTAGTTACAACATTAATTTGCTTGCCAATGCAACAGACCCTGACGGAGATCCCTTAAATGTCAGTAACCTGATCCTTGCAAGTGGCAATGCTACGGGTGTAACTGTCATTGGCAACGATTTAAGCGTTAGCCCTAGCGCCTACAACTTCCTGAGCAGTGGTCAAAGCGAAATTATTAACTATAGCTACAACATCATTGATGGCAATGGTGGCAGTATTGCTCAAACTGCCAAAATTACCATAACTGGTCTTAACGATGCTCCTGTTTTAACAGGTAGTGCAACGCTGACAGCCATTGATGAAGACGTTTTAGATGTAGCAAATACGGGCACAAAAGTTTCGGCTTTAATTAACGGACTGATTACCGACGTAGATGGTGATCCGAAAGCGATCGCCATTACAGGCGTAGACAACACCAAGGGCGTTTGGCAATATTCTACCGATGGCGGCGCTATTTGGACAAACTTTAGCGCAACCCCCTCTGATGGTACGGCAACTGTCCTGGGTGCTACCTCCTTCTACCAAGCAAGTTTGGGCACTGCTCCGACTGCTCAAGGGCAATTATCATTCACCAATCTCAACCCTGTTACGCCTGCCCAACTGGGAACGCAAACCTTTGACAGCAGCGGTACCATCCTGAACACCGATGTTGATAGCAATATCTATGCTGGCTACAGTAACTTCTCCGGTGCGACTCCGGTTAATCCGCCCTTGCCCAAGCTCGATAACGTAGAGGGTTACAGCGTCTCCTTTAACCTACAACTGTTGACGGAATCTCACACCAACTCCAACCGGGCTGGGTTCAGCATCATTGTAGTCAGCAACGACAAAACTAAGGCGATCGAACTGGGCTTCCAAGATGGCAACATCTTTGCCCAAAAAGATGCTGGGTTTACAGCGGATGAGAGCGTGACATTCAACACCAAGCAATCCATCGATTATCGCTTAGAGGTGTTGGGCAATAGCTACACCCTGTTTGCTAACAACGCTCCCATTCTGACCGGAGCTTTACGCGATTACTCTGCCTTTAGTGGCGCGATCGATCCCTACGAAACCCCAAACTTCATCTTTTTAGGCGATGATTCCACCTCTGCCCAGGGCAGCTTTAACCTCAGCCAAGTGGTTGTGCAAACAGATAACCGAGTGCGCTTTGTACCAAACGCCAATGAGAACGGAAACTCTACGATTAACTTTAGAGCTTGGGATACAACAGATGGTGCGAGTGCAGGGGCGATCGTTGACGCTTCTGTGAACGGAGGCATTAACGCCTATAGTGCTGTCGCTGAAACCGCAACGATCGCCGTCACTGCGGTCAACGATGCTCCCACCATCAGCGGTACTCCAGCCGTCACGATCGCTGAAGACAGCCTCTACAGCTTCATTCCTAGTGCGATCGATGTTGATTTAGGCGATTCGCTCACTTTCTCCATCACCAACCAACCGACTTGGGCAAGCTTCAATTCTGCCACTGGGGAACTAAGCGGCACACCTATCAATGGCGATGTGGGCACAACCACTGGCATCATCATCAGTGTGAGCGATGGTATTGCCCCACCTGTTGATCTGCCAGCATTTGACTTAGCTGTCACAAACACCAACGATGCTCCGACGATCAGTGGTACTCCTGCTGTCACGATCGCCGAAGATAGCCCTTATAGCTTTATTCCTACTGCGATCGATGTTGATTTAGGCGATACCCTGACCTTCTCCATCGTCAACAAGCCATCTTGGGCAACTTTTAACCCTGCCACTGGAGAACTGAGCGGCACACCTATTAATGGCGATGTCGGCACGACCAACGGCATCATCATTAGCGTCAGTGATGGCATTGCTGCACCCGTTGATCTGCCAGCATTTAACTTAGCGGTCACGAACACCAACGATGCTCCCACCATCAGCGGTACTCCAGCCGTCACGATCGCCGAAGATAGTTCTTATAGCTTTATTCCTACTGCGATCGATATTGACTCAGGCGATACCCTGACCTTCTCCATCGTCAACAAGCCATCTTGGGCAACTTTTAATCCTGCCACTGGAGAACTGAGCGGCACACCTATTAATGGCGATGTCGGCACGACCAACGGCATCATCATTAGTGTCAGTGATGGCATTGCTGCACCTGTTGACCTCCCGGCATTTAACCTGGCTGTAACTAACACCAACGATGCTCCGACGATCAGCGGTACTCCAGCAGTAACGATCGCCGAAGATAGTCCTTACAGCTTTATTCCCACAGCTACCGATGTTGATTTAGGCGATACGCTCGCCTTCTCCATCGTCAACAAACCGACCTGGGCAACTTTTAACTCTACCACTGGAGAACTGAGCGGCACACCCGTTAATGGCAATGTTGGCACGACCACTGGCATCATTATCAGCGTTAGCGATGGCACTACTACAGTCGCTCTATCACCATTCGATCTTGGCGTGACCAACGTCAACGATGCGCCAACAGTAACGACTGCGATCGTCGATCAAGCTGCTACCGAAGATACTCTTTTCACTTTTGCAGTTCCTCCCAACTCCTTTACTGACATTGATGCAGGTGATACCCTTACCTACACTGCCACTCAATCAGACAATGCTCCACTACCTCTTTGGCTCACCTTTAACGCAACCAACCAAACTTTCAGCGGCACGCCCGCCAATGGTGATATCGGTAACTTCGACATTAAAGTAACGGCTAAAGATAGCGCAAATGCTACGGTCGAAGATATCTTTAGCCTCACCGTTAATAGCGTTAATGATGCTCCCACCCTCGACAATCCGATCGCCGATCAACCTGCAACTGAAGATACTCTCTTTACCTTCGCAGTTCCTACCAACACCTTTAGTGATGTTGATACAGGCGATATTCTCACCTACACCGCCACCCAAGCAGACGACACTCCGCTACCCAGTTGGCTCACCTTCAATGCAACCACCCAAACCTTCAGCGGTACACCGCTCAATGCCCAAGTCGGCAGCTTAAACGTCAAAGTAAAAGCCACAGATACAGGGCTTTTAACGGCTGAAGATAGCTTTACGATGACGATCGCCAACACCAACGACACGCCAACCGTAACGAACGCGATCGCCGATCAATCTGCAACCGAAGACATACCTTTTACCTTCACTCTTCCTACCAACACCTTTACCGATGTCGATGCAGGCGACAGCCTTACCTACACCGCTACCCTTGCCAACAGTTCTCCACTCCCAACCTGGCTTGCTTTTAACCCCATCAGCCGCACCTTCAGCGGCACTCCCCGCAACGCCAACGTTGGCAACCTCGACCTCAAAGTCAAAGTTACAGACAAAGCAGGTGCAATAGCTGAAGATATCTTTGTGGTCAAAGTTGCCAATGTCAACCAACCCCCAGGGGTTGGCACCCCCATTACTCCTGTCCCTCAACAGGTCACAGCGACCCAAGCCTTCACCCTCAAAATTCCTACAGGCGCATTTACCGACCCCGATGCAGGCGACAGCCTCACCTTCTCCGCCAGCCTAGAGAGCGGTGCGCCCCTTCCCCCGTGGCTGGTATTCGACGCTAAAGCCGCATCATTTAGTGGTATTCCTGACTTCCCATCAGTCGGTAATTTGTCTCTGAAAGTCAATGCCACTGATGCTCAAGGGTCAAGAACAAGCCAGCTAGTAAGGTTTACGATCGCCAATCCCACTGGTATTACAGGCATATCGACTGCGTTAATTGACTTTTCGGGTGGCAAAAAAGGCGTTACTCGCAAAGCCAAGAAAGGGCAGCTTCTACGCGGCACTCACCGGAGCGACATTTTGAGAGGAACTAAGGGGAACGATCGCATCAACAGCGGCAGACGCAGCGATAGTCACGGCAAAGACAAGCTCTACGGCTTCAATGGCAACGATCGCCTTAAAGCAGGCGGC
It encodes:
- a CDS encoding DUF4347 domain-containing protein, translating into MSAIAPVKSLVFIDAAVVDYQSLIDGLVPGTEAIVLDPAQDGVEQMTATLANRSDIQSVHIVSHGSSGSLQLGAATLNGESIDRYQAQLQGWRSALTEDADILLYGCNVAAGDTGAAFIQQVRQLTRAEIAASAQPTGNPALGGDWELEITTKSMLMPQAFLPEVLEAYPFVLAPPELSGNDRAAILGAPGDPAWLTDVVNKVQATGLFSLVDSFKVGGTGAVTPTLAQLQNYGSILVFSDTGFQNATLLGDTLANYVDSGRGVVVSTFALGGGATLGGRWNTGGYSPVVIGGSSTGTATLGTIFNPAHPIVQGVSSFSGGTSSYRATGTANPSATVVANWSDNRLLAVDLQTFNGGIVGLNFYPPSSTVRGDFWNAATQGALLMGNALEYIGGSAVRSTATEDAVSYNINLLANATDPDGDPLNVSNLILASGNATGVTVIGNDLSVSPSAYNFLSSGQSEIINYSYNIIDGNGGSIAQTAKITITGLNDAPVLTGSATLTAIDEDVLDVANTGTKVSALINGLITDVDGDPKAIAITGVDNTKGVWQYSTDGGAIWTNFSATPSDGTATVLGATSFYQASLGTAPTAQGQLSFTNLNPVTPAQLGTQTFDSSGTILNTDVDSNIYAGYSNFSGATPVNPPLPKLDNVEGYSVSFNLQLLTESHTNSNRAGFSIIVVSNDKTKAIELGFQDGNIFAQKDAGFTADESVTFNTKQSIDYRLEVLGNSYTLFANNAPILTGALRDYSAFSGAIDPYETPNFIFLGDDSTSAQGSFNLSQVVVQTDNRVRFVPNANENGNSTINFRAWDTTDGASAGAIVDASVNGGINAYSAVAETATIAVTAVNDAPTISGTPAVTIAEDSLYSFIPSAIDVDLGDSLTFSITNQPTWASFNSATGELSGTPINGDVGTTTGIIISVSDGIAPPVDLPAFDLAVTNTNDAPTISGTPAVTIAEDSPYSFIPTAIDVDLGDTLTFSIVNKPSWATFNPATGELSGTPINGDVGTTNGIIISVSDGIAAPVDLPAFNLAVTNTNDAPTISGTPAVTIAEDSSYSFIPTAIDIDSGDTLTFSIVNKPSWATFNPATGELSGTPINGDVGTTNGIIISVSDGIAAPVDLPAFNLAVTNTNDAPTISGTPAVTIAEDSPYSFIPTATDVDLGDTLAFSIVNKPTWATFNSTTGELSGTPVNGNVGTTTGIIISVSDGTTTVALSPFDLGVTNVNDAPTVTTAIVDQAATEDTLFTFAVPPNSFTDIDAGDTLTYTATQSDNAPLPLWLTFNATNQTFSGTPANGDIGNFDIKVTAKDSANATVEDIFSLTVNSVNDAPTLDNPIADQPATEDTLFTFAVPTNTFSDVDTGDILTYTATQADDTPLPSWLTFNATTQTFSGTPLNAQVGSLNVKVKATDTGLLTAEDSFTMTIANTNDTPTVTNAIADQSATEDIPFTFTLPTNTFTDVDAGDSLTYTATLANSSPLPTWLAFNPISRTFSGTPRNANVGNLDLKVKVTDKAGAIAEDIFVVKVANVNQPPGVGTPITPVPQQVTATQAFTLKIPTGAFTDPDAGDSLTFSASLESGAPLPPWLVFDAKAASFSGIPDFPSVGNLSLKVNATDAQGSRTSQLVRFTIANPTGITGISTALIDFSGGKKGVTRKAKKGQLLRGTHRSDILRGTKGNDRINSGRRSDSHGKDKLYGFNGNDRLKAGGGNDYVDGGQGNDFLKGGRGRDLLLGGEGNDRILGGDGDDILVGGSGADILAGGNGRDIFAFANINEGKDAIVDFSPTEDLIDLRSLFAQPQFAGATPYVRYLKYVQMTQVGTSTEIKIDADGSGVGNTFTTLATLNNIGIGAMGSRNFVIS